A genomic segment from Corylus avellana chromosome ca5, CavTom2PMs-1.0 encodes:
- the LOC132181778 gene encoding uncharacterized protein LOC132181778, with protein sequence MGKPKTLDSFFKKKDVSQSKVSTCTHLERPLATDLEAIVTNERPSKCPRIQPEEMNATFLERDPGLRPQIWEFPVKLQDDIRRAYIRAKPCQPKLSEYPYSGMGNNHRQFQASWFETYSTWLEYSKSKDAIFCLPCYVFAKKPTGRPGSDAFTGKGFNNWKKASDGMNSSLMRHVGKDPNSPHNIAVKCCEDLMNQSGHIDKIVEKQTLQEIKNNQLRLKTSIDSVQWLTFQACPFRGHDESSGSKNQGSFIELVKLLASYNDDVAGLVLENAPKNAKYTSPKIQKEILHIIANKVRDAIRKEIGDAKFCILVDEAWDESKREQMAIILRFVDKDGFIRERFFHIVHVKDTSASTLKKRYVLFFLVTISKLKIFEAKDMMELHLMKEIMGLTNMLCKSLQQKSLDILNAMSQVSTTQSLIQKMRDDGWEPLLTIVKSFCEENDIDIPDMNAHYTRARGRSCHQDEGSPTTMEHHFIVDIFTAAIDFQLQELTNRFNEQAVELLILSVALSPKDAYKSFKIDDICKLAEKFYPRDFTEQEKICLKFQLQHYKLDVPKHQDFQNMSTLSELCRGLAVSEKSKIYPLIDRLIRLVLTLPVSTATTQRAFSAMKLVKTRLRTRMEDEFLADHLVVYIEKEIAKNFTSEMIMDEFYSISDRRRA encoded by the exons ATGGGAAAGCCAAAAACACTTGATtcattctttaagaaaaaagatgtgAGTCAATCAAAAGTTAGTACTTGTACACATTTAGAGAGACCTTTAGCAACGGATCTCGAGGCTATAGTGACTAATGAGCGTCCCTCCAAATGTCCAAGAATTCAACCTGAAGAAATGAATGCTACCTTTTTGGAACGTGATCCAGGATTACGTCCGCAAATATGGGAATTCCCTGTTAAGTTACAAGATGACATTCGACGTGCTTATATTAGAGCCAAACCATGTCAACCCAAGCTTTCGGAATATCCATATTCAGGAATGGGTAATAATCATCGCCAATTTCAAGCCTCTTGGTTTGAGACATACTCAACTTGGTTGGAGTACTCAAAATCAAAGGATGCTATATTTTGTCTTCCATGCTATGTTTTTGCTAAGAAACCAACAGGTCGTCCAGGATCAGATGCATTTACAGGGAAAGGTTTTAACAATTGGAAAAAGGCAAGCGATGGGATGAATAGTTCTTTAATGAGACATGTGGGGAAAGATCCAAATTCACCACATAATATTGCTGTGAAATGTTGTGAGGATCTAATGAATCAGTCAGGGCATATTGACAAGATAGTTGAAAAGCAAACAttacaagaaataaagaataatCAGTTGCGGCTCAAAACCTCTATAGATAGTGTTCAATGGCTTACATTCCAAGCATGTCCCTTTAGAGGTCACGATGAAAGCTCTGGCTCGAAAAATCAAGGTAGCTTCATTGAATTGGTAAAGCTCCTAGCAAGCTATAATGACGATGTTGCTGGACTTGTCTTGGAAAATGCTCcaaaaaatgccaaatatacatcacccaaaattcaaaaggaaatccTACATATCATTGCAAATAAAGTGCGGGATGCgattagaaaagaaattggggaTGCCAAATTTTGCATTCTCGTTGATGAAGCTTGGGATGAATCAAAAAGGGAGCAAATGGCTATTATTTTGAGGTTTGTTGATAAAGATGGTTTTATTAGGGAGCGATTCTTTCATATTGTGCATGTTAAAGATACTTCTGCATCAACTTTGAAAAAGAGATATGTGCTGTTCTTTCTCGTTACAATCtccaaattgaaaatattcgAAGCCAAGGATATGATGGAGCTA catttgatgaaagaaattatGGGACTCACAAATATGCTTTGCAAATCTTTGCAACAAAAGTCACTAGACATTTTAAATGCCATGAGTCAAGTTTCAACTACACAATCACTCATTCAAAAGATGAGAGATGATGGGTGGGAGCCTTTGCTTACTATTGTTAAATCATTTTGTGAGGAAAATGATATCGATATTCCTGATATGAATGCTCATTACACTAGAGCTCGAGGTAGATCTTGTCATCAAGATGAAGGGTCTCCAACAACAATGGAGCATCATTTTATAGTTGATATATTTACTGCTGCAATAGATTTCCAGTTACAAGAATTGACAAATAGATTTAATGAGCAAGCTGTGGAACTTCTCATTCTTAGCGTTGCTTTAAGCCCTAAAGATGCATACAAATCATTTAAGATTGATGATATATGTAAGTTAGCTGAAAAGTTTTATCCTCGAGATTTCACCGAgcaagaaaaaatttgtttgaaatttcagTTGCAGCATTATAAGCTTGATGTGCCAAAGCATCAAGATTTTCAGAATATGTCTACATTATCTGAATTATGTAGAGGATTGGCAGtttcagaaaaatcaaagatctATCCTTTGATTGACAGATTGATTCGCCTAGTGTTGACTCTCCCTGTTTCTACTGCGACTACACAACGAGCTTTTTCTGCCATGAAACTTGTAAAGACTAGATTGCGTACTAGAATGGAAGATGAGTTTCTTGCAGACcatttggtagtttatattgagaaagaaattgctaAGAATTTCACTTCAGAGATGATAATGGACGAATTTTATTCCATTAGCGATCGTCGTCGAGcataa